In Bos indicus isolate NIAB-ARS_2022 breed Sahiwal x Tharparkar chromosome 19, NIAB-ARS_B.indTharparkar_mat_pri_1.0, whole genome shotgun sequence, the following proteins share a genomic window:
- the DHX58 gene encoding ATP-dependent RNA helicase DHX58 gives MELRPYQWEVIMPALEGKNIIIWLPTGSGKTRAAAYVARRHLETVDGAKVVVLVNRVHLVTQHCEEFSRMLERRWTITTLSGDMGPRAGFGHVARRHDLLICTAELLQKALASPEEEEHVELNAFSLLVVDECHHTHKDTVYNIILSQYLELKLQRTRPLPQVLGLTASPGTGGASTLEGAIDHVLQLCANLDTWCIMSPKDHSPQLQEHSHQPCKQYDLCHRRTQDPFGDMLKKLMDQIHDHLEMPKLRRDFGTQTYEQQVVELSQDAAEAGLLEQRVYALHLRRYNDALLIHDTVRAVDALNTLRDFYNRERTTKTQILHAERWLLALFDDHKNELARLATSGPENPKLEVLEAILQRQFRSPDSPRGIIFTRTRQSAHSLLLWLQQQPGLQTVDIRPQVLTGAGNNSQKTQMIQMTQRDQQEVIQKFRTGTLNLLVATSVAEEGLDIPQCNVVVRYGLLTNEISMVQARGRARASQSVYSFVAAQGSRELQRELTNEALETLMKRAVAAVQAMDQAKYQAKIRDLQRAALVKRAVQAAQRESRQRKFLAEQVQLLCINCMVSVGYGSDLRKVEGTHHVNVNPNFSIYYNISKQPVDINRSFKDWRPGGAISCRNCGEAWGLQIIYKSVKLPVLKVGSMLLETPQGRVRAKKWSRVPFTVPDFDYVQYAEGLAGLSLD, from the exons ATGGAGCTGCGACCCTACCAGTGGGAGGTGATCATGCCCGCCCTGGAGGGGAAGAATATCATCATATGGCTGCCCACGGGCTCTGGGAAGACCAGGGCAGCTGCTTATGTGGCCAGGAGGCATTTAGAGACCGTGGACGGAGCCAAGGTGGTTGTATTGGTCAACAGG GTGCACCTGGTGACCCAGCATTGTGAGGAGTTCAGCCGCATGCTGGAAAGACGCTGGACCATCACAACCCTGAGCGGGGACATGGGGCCACGAGCTGGCTTTGGCCACGTGGCCCGGAGGCACGACCTGCTCATCTGCACGGCTGAGCTGCTGCAGAAGGCACTGGCCAGCCCGGAAGAGGAGGAGCATGTGGAGCTCAATG CCTTCTCGCTGCTGGTGGTGGATGAGTGTCACCACACGCACAAAGACACCGTCTACAACATCATCCTGAGCCAATACCTGGAGCTTAAACTCCAGAGGACCCGGCCGCTGCCGCAGGTGCTGGGTCTCACCGCCTCCCCAGGCACTGGCGGTGCCTCCACGCTCGAGGGGGCCATTGACCACGTCCTGCAG CTCTGTGCCAACCTGGACACATGGTGCATCATGTCACCCAAGGACCATTCCCCCCAGCTGCAGGAGCACAGCCACCAGCCCTGCAAACAGTATGACCTCTGCCACAGGCGCACCCAG GACCCCTTTGGGGACATGCTGAAGAAGCTCATGGACCAAATCCACGATCACCTGGAGATGCCCAAGTTGAGACGGGACTTCGGGACGCAGACCTATGAGCAGCAAGTGGTAGAACTGAGCCAGGATG CGGCTGAGGCTGGGCTCCTGGAGCAGCGGGTGTACGCGCTTCATCTGCGTCGGTACAACGACGCGCTGCTGATCCACGACACGGTCCGCGCGGTGGATGCCCTCAACACGCTGCGGGATTTCTACAACAGGGAGCGCACCACTAAGACCCAGATCCTGCATGCCGAGCGCTGGCTGCTGGCGCTGTTTGATG ACCACAAGAATGAGCTGGCCCGTCTGGCAACTAGCGGCCCGGAGAACCCGAAACTGGAGGTGCTGGAAGCGATCCTGCAGAGGCAGTTCAGGAGCCCTGACAGCCCCCGGGGCATCATCTTCACCCGAACCCGCCAGAGCGCTCACTCCCTCCTGCTGTGGCtccagcagcagccaggcctgcAGACAGTGGACATCCGGCCCCAGGTGTTGACTGGGGCTGGGAACAACAGCCAGAAGACTCAGATGATCCAGATGACACAG CGGGACCAGCAAGAAGTAATCCAGAAGTTCCGGACTGGTACCCTGAACCTCCTGGTGGCCACAAGTGtggcagaggaggggctggaCATCCCCCAGTGCAATGTGGTGGTGCGCTATGGGCTCCTGACCAATGAGATCTCCATGGTCCAG GCAAGGGGCCGGGCCCGGGCCAGCCAAAGCGTATACTCATTTGTGGCAGCCCAAGGCAGTCGGGAGCTGCAGCGGGAGCTGACGAATGAAGCTCTGGAAACGCTGATGAAACGGGCAGTGGCTGCTGTGCAGGCGATGGACCAGGCCAAGTACCAGGCCAAG ATCCGGGATCTGCAGCGGGCAGCGTTGGTCAAGCGGGCAGTCCAGGCAGCCCAGCGAGAGAGTCGGCAGCGCAAGTTCCTGGCGGAGCAGGTGCAGCTCCTCTGCATCAACTGCATGGTGTCCGTGGGCTACGGGAGTGACCTACGGAAGGTGGAGGGTACCCACCACGTCAATGTGAACCCCAACTTCTC GATCTACTACAACATCTCAAAGCAGCCTGTGGACATCAACAGAAGTTTCAAGGACTGGAGGCCCGGGGGTGCCATTAGCTGCCGGAACTGCGGGGAG gcCTGGGGTCTGCAGATAATCTACAAGTCAGTGAAGCTGCCAGTGCTCAAAGTTGGGAGTATGCTGCTGGAGACACCACAAGGGCGAGTCCGGGCCAAGAAGTGGTCCCGCGTGCCCTTCACTGTGCCTGACTTTGACTATGTGCAATATGCTGAGGGCCTGGCGGGCCTCTCTCTGGACTGA
- the KAT2A gene encoding histone acetyltransferase KAT2A isoform X2 produces MAEPSQASTPAPAAQPRPLQSPAPTPTPTPTLSPASAPTPAPTPAPAPAPATAPAGSTGTGGPGVGSGGTGSGGDPARPGLSQQQRASQRKAQVRGLPRAKKLEKLGVFSACKANETCKCNGWKNPKPPTAPRMDLQQPAANLSELCRSCEHPLADHVSHLENVSEDEINRLLGMVVDVENLFMSVHKEEDTDTKQVYFYLFKLLRKCILQMTRPVVEGSLGSPPFEKPNIEQGVLNFVQYKFSHLAPRERQTMFELSKMFLLCLNYWKLETPAQFRQRSQAEDVATYKVNYTRWLCYCHVPQSCDSLPRYETTHVFGRSLLRSIFTVTRRQLLEKFRVEKDKLVPEKRTLILTHFPKFLSMLEEEIYGANSPIWESGFTMPPSEGTQLVPRPATVSAAVVPSAPIFSPTMGGSSNSSLSLDSGGAEPMPGEKRKLPENLTLEDAKRLRVMGDIPMELVNEVMLTITDPAAMLGPETSLLSANAARDETARLEERRGIIEFHVIGNSLTPKANRRVLLWLVGLQNVFSHQLPRMPKEYIARLVFDPKHKTLALIKDGRVIGGICFRMFPTQGFTEIVFCAVTSNEQVKGYGTHLMNHLKEYHIKHNILYFLTYADEYAIGYFKKQGFSKDIKVPKSRYLGYIKDYEGATLMECELNPRIPYTELSHIIKKQKEIIKKLIERKQAQIRKVYPGLSCFKEGVRQIPVESVPGIRETGWKPLGKEKGKELKDPDQLYTTLKNLLAQIKSHPSAWPFMEPVKKSEAPDYYEVIRFPIDLKTMTERLRSRYYVTRKLFVADLQRVIANCREYNPPDSEYCRCASALEKFFYFKLKEGGLIDK; encoded by the exons ATGGCGGAACCTTCCCAGGCCTCTACCCCGGCCCCTGCCGCGCAGCCCCGTCCGCTTCAGTCCCCAGCCCCTACCCCAACTCCGACTCCTACCCTCAGCCCAGCTTCGGCCCCGACTCCCGCTCCCACTCCGGcaccagcccctgccccagctACAGCCCCAGCCGGGAGCACAGGGACTGGGGGGCCCGGGGTAGGAAGTGGGGGTACCGGGAGCGGGGGTGATCCGGCTCGACCTGGCCTGAGCCAGCAGCAGCGCGCCAGCCAAAGGAAAGCGCAAGTCCGGGGGCTGCCGCGCGCCAAGAAGCTAGAGAAGCTAGGGGTCTTCTCGGCTTGCAAG GCCAATGAAACCTGCAAGTGTAATGGCTGGAAAAACCCCAAGCCCCCCACTGCACCCCGCATGGACCTGCAGCAGCCAGCGGCGAACCTGAGCGAGCTGTGCCGCAGCTGTGAGCACCCTTTGG CTGACCACGTGTCCCACCTGGAGAACGTGTCGGAGGATGAGATTAACCGGCTGCTGGGGATGGTGGTGGACGTGGAGAATCTGTTCATGTCTGTTCACAAGGAGGAGGACACGGACACCAAGCAGGTCTATTTCTACCTCTTCAAG ctcctgcggAAATGCATCCTGCAGATGACCCGGCCTGTGGTGGAGGGATCCCTGGGCAGCCCCCCGTTTGAGAAGCCTAATATTGAGCAG GGTGTGCTAAACTTTGTGCAGTACAAGTTTAGTCACCTGGCTCCCCGGGAGCGGCAGACAATGTTCGAGCTCTCAAAGATGTTCCTGCTCTGCCTTAACTACTGGAAGCTTGAGACACCTGCCCAATTTCGGCAGAGGTCTCAGGCTGAGGATGTGGCTACCTACAAGGTCAATTACACCAG ATGGCTCTGCTACTGCCACGTGCCCCAGAGCTGCGATAGCCTCCCCCGGTATGAGACCACTCACGTCTTTGGGCGCAGCCTTCTCCGCTCCATCTTCACGGTTACCCGGCGACAGCTGCTAGAGAAGTTCCGAGTAGAGAAGGACAAGCTGGTGCCCGAGAAGAGGACCCTCATCCTCACCCACTTCCCCAA ATTCCTGTCcatgctggaggaggaaatctaTGGGGCAAACTCTCCAATCTGGGAGTCGGGCTTCACCATGCCGCCCTCAGAGGGAACACAACTGGTACCCCGGCCAG CTACGGTCAGCGCTGCAGTTGTCCCCAGCGCCCCCATCTTCAGCCCCACCATGGGTGGGAGCAGCAACAGCTCCTTGAGCCTGGATTCTGGAGGTGCTGAGCCCATGCCAG GCGAGAAGAGGAAGCTCCCAGAGAACCTGACCCTGGAGGATGCCAAGCGGCTTCGTGTGATGGGTGACATCCCCATGGAGCTGGTTAACGAGGTCATGCTCACCATCACCGATCCTGCTGCCATGCTAGGGCCCGAG ACGAGCCTGCTGTCGGCCAACGCCGCCCGGGACGAGACTGCTCGCCTGGAAGAGCGCCGAGGCATCATCGAATTCCATGTCATCGGCAACTCGCTCACACCCAAGGCCAACCGGCGGGTGTTGCTGTGGCTGGTGGGGCTACAGAATGTCTTCTCCCACCAGCTGCCGCGAATGCCCAAGGAGTACATTGCCCGCCTCGTCTTCGACCC GAAGCACAAGACTCTGGCCTTGATCAAGGATGGGCGGGTCATTGGTGGGATTTGCTTCCGCATGTTTCCCACCCAGGGCTTCACAGAGATTGTCTTCTGCGCTGTCACCTCCAATGAGCAGGTCAAG GGCTATGGCACTCACCTGATGAACCACCTGAAGGAGTATCACATCAAGCACAACATTCTCTACTTCCTCACCTACGCCGACGAGTACGCCATCGGCTACTTCAAGAAGCAG GGCTTCTCCAAGGACATCAAGGTGCCCAAGAGCCGCTACTTGGGCTATATCAAGGACTACGAGGGTGCGACACTGATGGAGTGTGAGCTGAACCCTCGAATCCCCTACACGGAACTGTCCCACATCATCAAGAAGCAGAAGGAG ATCATCAAGAAGCTGATTGAGCGCAAACAGGCCCAGATCCGAAAGGTCTACCCCGGGCTCAGCTGCTTCAAGGAGGGTGTGCGCCAGATCCCCGTGGAGAGCGTCCCTGGCATTC GAGAGACAGGCtggaagccactggggaaggaaaaAGG GAAGGAGTTGAAGGACCCTGACCAGCTCTACACAACCCTCAAAAACCTGCTGGCCCAGATCAAG TCCCACCCCAGTGCCTGGCCTTTCATGGAGCCCGTGAAGAAGTCAGAGGCCCCAGACTACTATGAGGTTATCCGCTTCCCCATCG ACCTGAAGACCATGACAGAGAGGCTGCGCAGCCGCTACTATGTGACCCGGAAGCTCTTTGTGGCCGACCTGCAGCGGGTCATCGCCAACTGCCGCGAGTACAACCCCCCGGACAGCGAGTACTGCCGGTGCGCCAGCGCCCTGGAGAAGTTCTTCTACTTCAAGCTCAAGGAGGGCGGGCTCATTGACAAGTAG
- the KAT2A gene encoding histone acetyltransferase KAT2A isoform X1, whose translation MAEPSQASTPAPAAQPRPLQSPAPTPTPTPTLSPASAPTPAPTPAPAPAPATAPAGSTGTGGPGVGSGGTGSGGDPARPGLSQQQRASQRKAQVRGLPRAKKLEKLGVFSACKANETCKCNGWKNPKPPTAPRMDLQQPAANLSELCRSCEHPLADHVSHLENVSEDEINRLLGMVVDVENLFMSVHKEEDTDTKQVYFYLFKLLRKCILQMTRPVVEGSLGSPPFEKPNIEQGVLNFVQYKFSHLAPRERQTMFELSKMFLLCLNYWKLETPAQFRQRSQAEDVATYKVNYTRWLCYCHVPQSCDSLPRYETTHVFGRSLLRSIFTVTRRQLLEKFRVEKDKLVPEKRTLILTHFPKFLSMLEEEIYGANSPIWESGFTMPPSEGTQLVPRPATVSAAVVPSAPIFSPTMGGSSNSSLSLDSGGAEPMPAGEKRKLPENLTLEDAKRLRVMGDIPMELVNEVMLTITDPAAMLGPETSLLSANAARDETARLEERRGIIEFHVIGNSLTPKANRRVLLWLVGLQNVFSHQLPRMPKEYIARLVFDPKHKTLALIKDGRVIGGICFRMFPTQGFTEIVFCAVTSNEQVKGYGTHLMNHLKEYHIKHNILYFLTYADEYAIGYFKKQGFSKDIKVPKSRYLGYIKDYEGATLMECELNPRIPYTELSHIIKKQKEIIKKLIERKQAQIRKVYPGLSCFKEGVRQIPVESVPGIRETGWKPLGKEKGKELKDPDQLYTTLKNLLAQIKSHPSAWPFMEPVKKSEAPDYYEVIRFPIDLKTMTERLRSRYYVTRKLFVADLQRVIANCREYNPPDSEYCRCASALEKFFYFKLKEGGLIDK comes from the exons ATGGCGGAACCTTCCCAGGCCTCTACCCCGGCCCCTGCCGCGCAGCCCCGTCCGCTTCAGTCCCCAGCCCCTACCCCAACTCCGACTCCTACCCTCAGCCCAGCTTCGGCCCCGACTCCCGCTCCCACTCCGGcaccagcccctgccccagctACAGCCCCAGCCGGGAGCACAGGGACTGGGGGGCCCGGGGTAGGAAGTGGGGGTACCGGGAGCGGGGGTGATCCGGCTCGACCTGGCCTGAGCCAGCAGCAGCGCGCCAGCCAAAGGAAAGCGCAAGTCCGGGGGCTGCCGCGCGCCAAGAAGCTAGAGAAGCTAGGGGTCTTCTCGGCTTGCAAG GCCAATGAAACCTGCAAGTGTAATGGCTGGAAAAACCCCAAGCCCCCCACTGCACCCCGCATGGACCTGCAGCAGCCAGCGGCGAACCTGAGCGAGCTGTGCCGCAGCTGTGAGCACCCTTTGG CTGACCACGTGTCCCACCTGGAGAACGTGTCGGAGGATGAGATTAACCGGCTGCTGGGGATGGTGGTGGACGTGGAGAATCTGTTCATGTCTGTTCACAAGGAGGAGGACACGGACACCAAGCAGGTCTATTTCTACCTCTTCAAG ctcctgcggAAATGCATCCTGCAGATGACCCGGCCTGTGGTGGAGGGATCCCTGGGCAGCCCCCCGTTTGAGAAGCCTAATATTGAGCAG GGTGTGCTAAACTTTGTGCAGTACAAGTTTAGTCACCTGGCTCCCCGGGAGCGGCAGACAATGTTCGAGCTCTCAAAGATGTTCCTGCTCTGCCTTAACTACTGGAAGCTTGAGACACCTGCCCAATTTCGGCAGAGGTCTCAGGCTGAGGATGTGGCTACCTACAAGGTCAATTACACCAG ATGGCTCTGCTACTGCCACGTGCCCCAGAGCTGCGATAGCCTCCCCCGGTATGAGACCACTCACGTCTTTGGGCGCAGCCTTCTCCGCTCCATCTTCACGGTTACCCGGCGACAGCTGCTAGAGAAGTTCCGAGTAGAGAAGGACAAGCTGGTGCCCGAGAAGAGGACCCTCATCCTCACCCACTTCCCCAA ATTCCTGTCcatgctggaggaggaaatctaTGGGGCAAACTCTCCAATCTGGGAGTCGGGCTTCACCATGCCGCCCTCAGAGGGAACACAACTGGTACCCCGGCCAG CTACGGTCAGCGCTGCAGTTGTCCCCAGCGCCCCCATCTTCAGCCCCACCATGGGTGGGAGCAGCAACAGCTCCTTGAGCCTGGATTCTGGAGGTGCTGAGCCCATGCCAG CAGGCGAGAAGAGGAAGCTCCCAGAGAACCTGACCCTGGAGGATGCCAAGCGGCTTCGTGTGATGGGTGACATCCCCATGGAGCTGGTTAACGAGGTCATGCTCACCATCACCGATCCTGCTGCCATGCTAGGGCCCGAG ACGAGCCTGCTGTCGGCCAACGCCGCCCGGGACGAGACTGCTCGCCTGGAAGAGCGCCGAGGCATCATCGAATTCCATGTCATCGGCAACTCGCTCACACCCAAGGCCAACCGGCGGGTGTTGCTGTGGCTGGTGGGGCTACAGAATGTCTTCTCCCACCAGCTGCCGCGAATGCCCAAGGAGTACATTGCCCGCCTCGTCTTCGACCC GAAGCACAAGACTCTGGCCTTGATCAAGGATGGGCGGGTCATTGGTGGGATTTGCTTCCGCATGTTTCCCACCCAGGGCTTCACAGAGATTGTCTTCTGCGCTGTCACCTCCAATGAGCAGGTCAAG GGCTATGGCACTCACCTGATGAACCACCTGAAGGAGTATCACATCAAGCACAACATTCTCTACTTCCTCACCTACGCCGACGAGTACGCCATCGGCTACTTCAAGAAGCAG GGCTTCTCCAAGGACATCAAGGTGCCCAAGAGCCGCTACTTGGGCTATATCAAGGACTACGAGGGTGCGACACTGATGGAGTGTGAGCTGAACCCTCGAATCCCCTACACGGAACTGTCCCACATCATCAAGAAGCAGAAGGAG ATCATCAAGAAGCTGATTGAGCGCAAACAGGCCCAGATCCGAAAGGTCTACCCCGGGCTCAGCTGCTTCAAGGAGGGTGTGCGCCAGATCCCCGTGGAGAGCGTCCCTGGCATTC GAGAGACAGGCtggaagccactggggaaggaaaaAGG GAAGGAGTTGAAGGACCCTGACCAGCTCTACACAACCCTCAAAAACCTGCTGGCCCAGATCAAG TCCCACCCCAGTGCCTGGCCTTTCATGGAGCCCGTGAAGAAGTCAGAGGCCCCAGACTACTATGAGGTTATCCGCTTCCCCATCG ACCTGAAGACCATGACAGAGAGGCTGCGCAGCCGCTACTATGTGACCCGGAAGCTCTTTGTGGCCGACCTGCAGCGGGTCATCGCCAACTGCCGCGAGTACAACCCCCCGGACAGCGAGTACTGCCGGTGCGCCAGCGCCCTGGAGAAGTTCTTCTACTTCAAGCTCAAGGAGGGCGGGCTCATTGACAAGTAG
- the HSPB9 gene encoding heat shock protein beta-9, with translation MQRVGSSLPSGSQSASQCPSVAFTERNQVATLPVQRLTEDAAAVRDNVHTEDGFQMKLYAHGFTPEELLVQVNSGCLVVTGQRQLEGCNPDGTGFRVAQKVHQQMSLPPDLDPAAMTCCLTPSGQLCVRGQCRALPPSEAQTGPASRFRSRGSKKLA, from the coding sequence ATGCAGCGGGTCGGTAGCAGTCTCCCTAGCGGGAGCCAGTCGGCCTCCCAATGTCCCAGCGTGGCCTTTACTGAACGGAACCAGGTGGCCACTCTACCGGTGCAGCGGCTCACGGAGGATGCAGCAGCTGTGCGGGACAACGTCCACACGGAGGATGGCTTCCAGATGAAACTGTATGCCCATGGCTTCACCCCCGAGGAGCTGTTGGTTCAGGTGAACAGCGGGTGCCTGGTGGTGACTGGCCAGCGACAACTGGAGGGCTGCAACCCGGATGGGACCGGCTTCCGCGTGGCGCAGAAGGTGCACCAGCAAATGTCACTACCACCGGACCTGGACCCCGCTGCCATGACTTGCTGCCTGACCCCCTCCGGCCAGCTGTGTGTCCGTGGCCAGTGCCGGGCACTGCCTCCCTCTGAGGCTCAAACAGGACCCGCCTCAAGATTCAGAAGCCGTGGCTCTAAGAAACTAGCCTGA